From a region of the Odocoileus virginianus isolate 20LAN1187 ecotype Illinois chromosome 19, Ovbor_1.2, whole genome shotgun sequence genome:
- the DDO gene encoding D-aspartate oxidase isoform X1 → MSFGPMDTVRIAVVGAGVMGLSTAVCISNMVPGCSITVISDKFTPETTSDVAAGMLIPPTYPDTPIQKQKQWFKDTFDHLFAIVNSAEAEDAGVIMVSGWQIFRSIPTEEVPYWADVVLGFRKMTKDELKKFPQHVFGHAFTTLKCEGPAYLPWLQKRVKGSRGLILTQRIEDLWELHPSFDIVVNCSGLGSRQLAGDSKIFPVRGQVLKVQAPWVKHFIRDSSGLTYIYPGVSNVTLGGTRQKGDWNLSPDAEISKEILSRCCALEPSLRGAYDLREKVGLRPSRPGVRLEKELLAQGSRRLPVVHHYGHGSGGIAMHWGTALEATRLVNECVQVLRTPAPKSKL, encoded by the exons ATGAGTTTCGG GCCCATGGATACAGTACGGATTGCAGTTGTGGGGGCTGGCGTGATGGGGCTTTCTACTGCTGTGTGCATTTCCAACATGGTCCCAGGATGCTCCATTACAGTCATTTCAGACAAATTCACTCCTGAGACCACGAGTGATGTGGCAGCTGGAATGCTTATTCCTCCTACTTATCCAG ACACACCCATTCAGAAGCAGAAGCAGTGGTTCAAAGACACCTTTGATCACCTGTTTGCAATAGTCAATTCTGCAGAAGCTGAAGATGCTGGTGTTATTATGGTGTCTGG TTGGCAGATATTTCGGAGTATTCCTACTGAAGAAGTGCCATACTGGGCTGACGTGGTGCTAGGATTTCGAAAGATGACCAAGGATGAGCTGAAGAAATTCCCCCAACATGTGTTTGGTCATGCTTTTACCACACTCAAATGTGAAGGCCCTGCCTACCTCCCGTGGCTGCAGAAAAG GGTAAAAGGAAGCCGGGGTCTGATACTCACCCAACGAATAGAAGACCTGTGGGAGCTTCACCCGTCCTTCGACATCGTGGTCAACTGTTCAGGCCTTGGAAGCAGGCAGCTTGCAGGAGACTCAAAGATTTTCCCAGTGAGGGGCCAAGTACTCAAAGTGCAGGCTCCCTGGGTGAAGCACTTTATCCGAGATAGCAGTGGGCTGACATATATTTACCCTGGTGTATCCAATGTAACCCTGGGTGGCACTAGGCAAAAAGGAGACTGGAATTTGTCCCCAGATGCAGAAATTAGCAAAGAGATTCTTTCCCGATGCTGTGCCCTCGAGCCCTCTCTCCGTGGAGCCTATGACCTAAGAGAGAAAGTGGGTTTGAGGCCCTCTAGGCCAGGTGTACGGCTGGAGAAAGAGCTATTAGCCCAGGGCAGCAGGAGGCTACCTGTGGTCCATCACTATGGCCATGGAAGTGGGGGCATCGCCATGCACTGGGGCACTGCTCTGGAGGCCACCAGGCTGGTGAATGAGTGTGTCCAAGTTCTTAGGACTCCTGCTCCCAAATCAAAGCTGTAG
- the DDO gene encoding D-aspartate oxidase isoform X2, with the protein MDTVRIAVVGAGVMGLSTAVCISNMVPGCSITVISDKFTPETTSDVAAGMLIPPTYPDTPIQKQKQWFKDTFDHLFAIVNSAEAEDAGVIMVSGWQIFRSIPTEEVPYWADVVLGFRKMTKDELKKFPQHVFGHAFTTLKCEGPAYLPWLQKRVKGSRGLILTQRIEDLWELHPSFDIVVNCSGLGSRQLAGDSKIFPVRGQVLKVQAPWVKHFIRDSSGLTYIYPGVSNVTLGGTRQKGDWNLSPDAEISKEILSRCCALEPSLRGAYDLREKVGLRPSRPGVRLEKELLAQGSRRLPVVHHYGHGSGGIAMHWGTALEATRLVNECVQVLRTPAPKSKL; encoded by the exons ATGGATACAGTACGGATTGCAGTTGTGGGGGCTGGCGTGATGGGGCTTTCTACTGCTGTGTGCATTTCCAACATGGTCCCAGGATGCTCCATTACAGTCATTTCAGACAAATTCACTCCTGAGACCACGAGTGATGTGGCAGCTGGAATGCTTATTCCTCCTACTTATCCAG ACACACCCATTCAGAAGCAGAAGCAGTGGTTCAAAGACACCTTTGATCACCTGTTTGCAATAGTCAATTCTGCAGAAGCTGAAGATGCTGGTGTTATTATGGTGTCTGG TTGGCAGATATTTCGGAGTATTCCTACTGAAGAAGTGCCATACTGGGCTGACGTGGTGCTAGGATTTCGAAAGATGACCAAGGATGAGCTGAAGAAATTCCCCCAACATGTGTTTGGTCATGCTTTTACCACACTCAAATGTGAAGGCCCTGCCTACCTCCCGTGGCTGCAGAAAAG GGTAAAAGGAAGCCGGGGTCTGATACTCACCCAACGAATAGAAGACCTGTGGGAGCTTCACCCGTCCTTCGACATCGTGGTCAACTGTTCAGGCCTTGGAAGCAGGCAGCTTGCAGGAGACTCAAAGATTTTCCCAGTGAGGGGCCAAGTACTCAAAGTGCAGGCTCCCTGGGTGAAGCACTTTATCCGAGATAGCAGTGGGCTGACATATATTTACCCTGGTGTATCCAATGTAACCCTGGGTGGCACTAGGCAAAAAGGAGACTGGAATTTGTCCCCAGATGCAGAAATTAGCAAAGAGATTCTTTCCCGATGCTGTGCCCTCGAGCCCTCTCTCCGTGGAGCCTATGACCTAAGAGAGAAAGTGGGTTTGAGGCCCTCTAGGCCAGGTGTACGGCTGGAGAAAGAGCTATTAGCCCAGGGCAGCAGGAGGCTACCTGTGGTCCATCACTATGGCCATGGAAGTGGGGGCATCGCCATGCACTGGGGCACTGCTCTGGAGGCCACCAGGCTGGTGAATGAGTGTGTCCAAGTTCTTAGGACTCCTGCTCCCAAATCAAAGCTGTAG